The nucleotide sequence CGGCGGACAGCGCCGCGAACTCCTCGCCGCCGGGCACCGCCGACGGGACGGCTCCCGCGGCCCGGCACGACTCCGCCTTCTCCTTCACGCGGAACAGCCGGTCGAGCCCCGCCTTCGCCTCGCCGAGGCTCCGGTCGGAATAGTCAATCGGGCTGCGGTAGTGGCTGGACGCCAGGAAGAACCGGAGCACCTCGGGGTTCACCTTTTTCAGCACGTCCCGCAGGGTGAAGAAGTTCCCCAGCGACTTGCTCATCTTCTCGTTGTCGATGTTCACGAAGCCGTTGTGGACCCAGTAGCGGGCGAACGGCGCCCCGGTGGCCGCCTCCGACTGCGCGATCTCGTTCTCGTGGTGGGGGAACACGAGGTCCTTCCCCCCCGCGTGGATGTCGAACGTATCGCCCAGGTGCTTCATCGCCATCGCGGAGCATTCGATGTGCCACCCCGGCCGGCCCGGCCCCCACGGGCTGTCCCACGACGGCTCCCCCGGCTTCGACGCCTTCCAGAGGGCGAAGTCGAGGGGGTCGGCCTTCCGCTCGTCCACGTCGACCCGCGCCCCGGACAGCAGGTCGTCGATGTTCTTCCCCGACAGCTTCCCGTACTCCGGGAACCCCTTGACCGAGTAGTAGACGTCCCCCCCCACCGGGTACGCCTTCCCGGCGTCCACCAGCCGCCGGACCAGCGCCACGATCTCCCCGATGTGCTCGGTCGCCTTCGGCTCGACGTCGGGGCGCAGAAGCCCCATCCGGTCGAAATCCTCGTGGAACGCGGCGATGTACTTCGCGGAGACGGCGTCGAACGGGATCCCCTCCTGCCCCGCCCGCCGGATGATCTTGTCGTCGATGTCGGTGAAGTTCCGGACGTAGGAGACCTTGTAGCCGGAGTACCGGAGGTACCGCACGACGATGTCGAACGCCACGTTCGCCCGCGCGTGCCCGATGTGGCACAGGTCGTACACCGTGACGCCGCACACGTAGATCCCGACCTTCCCCGGGACCAGCGGCACGAACGGCTCCTTCCGGTTTCCCATGGTGTTGAACACCGAAAGGGTCATCCCGCTTCTCCTCCGCCTTCTCCGTGGATTTCCGCCCCGCGGAGCAGCGCGACCGCCCACGCGGAGATCCCCTCGCCGCGCCCCTCGAACCCCATCCCCTCCGTGGTCTTCCCCTTGACGCTCACCCGGTCCTTCGGCGTCGACAGGATCAAGGCGATGGAATCGCGGATCCCGTCGGCCAGCGGCGCGATCTTCGGCTCCTCGCAGATCACCACGGCGTCGAGGCCGACCAGGCCGAATCCCGCCCCGGCCATCCGGGAGCGGGCGTGGGCGAGGATGGAGCGGCTCGAGATCCCGCGCGTATCCTCCCGGCCCGGCGGAAAGTGGAAGCCGATGTCGCGGTCCCCGAGGGCGCCGTAGATCGCGTCGGCCACCGCGTGCAGGAGCACGTCGCCGTCGGAGTGGCCGAGGAGCCCCTTCGGGTGCTCGACCTTCAACCCCCCGAGCCAGAGCTCCCTACCGTCGACGAGCCGGTGGGCGTCCCCCCCCAGCCCGATCCGGAAATCCGGAGCCTCGGAGAGAAGCCCCGCCGCCATCCGCAGATCTTCCGGCAGGGTGACCTTGATGTTCCCTTCCTCGCCCGAGACGGCGACCACCCGGTGGCCGGCCGCCTCGACCAGGGAGGCGTCGTCCGTCCCGGTGCGCCCCTCGCGGTCGGCCCGGGCGTACGCTTCGCGCAGGATCTCCGCCCGGAACCCCTGCGGGGTTTGCGCCCGGAGGATTTCGGACCGGTCCATCGTCACCAGGGTCCCCGCGGCCTTGTCCCACGCCTTCACCGTGTCCCGGACGGGAATCACCGGGACGGCCGCCCCGTGCGAGCTCGCCGCCTCCGCGCACCGGTCGAAGAGCGCCGGAGTGGCAAAGGGACGGACCGCGTCGTGGATCAGGACGATCCGGACGTCCCCCGGCAGCGCCGCCAGGGCGTTGCGGACCGAATCCTGCCGCTCCCGCCCTCCGTCCACCGCCGCGATCACCTTCGGGAGGCTCTTGTACGATTCCCGCGCCTCCTCCGGCACGTCGG is from Deltaproteobacteria bacterium and encodes:
- a CDS encoding cysteine--tRNA ligase → MTLSVFNTMGNRKEPFVPLVPGKVGIYVCGVTVYDLCHIGHARANVAFDIVVRYLRYSGYKVSYVRNFTDIDDKIIRRAGQEGIPFDAVSAKYIAAFHEDFDRMGLLRPDVEPKATEHIGEIVALVRRLVDAGKAYPVGGDVYYSVKGFPEYGKLSGKNIDDLLSGARVDVDERKADPLDFALWKASKPGEPSWDSPWGPGRPGWHIECSAMAMKHLGDTFDIHAGGKDLVFPHHENEIAQSEAATGAPFARYWVHNGFVNIDNEKMSKSLGNFFTLRDVLKKVNPEVLRFFLASSHYRSPIDYSDRSLGEAKAGLDRLFRVKEKAESCRAAGAVPSAVPGGEEFAALSAAPERFAEAMDDDFNTAAALGRLFDAARALNRLAPAVPSAEPEAAGRFLAGYDRLDPLFAVLGILRMPSAEYFRTAGNEGRLPEGEILARIEARRAARAAKDFAAADRIRVELDAAGVLLEDGKGGTTWKYKE
- the ispD gene encoding 2-C-methyl-D-erythritol 4-phosphate cytidylyltransferase, which produces MGADVPKQFLPLAGRSLLDRTLSAAASSARVDGIVLVLPADVPEEARESYKSLPKVIAAVDGGRERQDSVRNALAALPGDVRIVLIHDAVRPFATPALFDRCAEAASSHGAAVPVIPVRDTVKAWDKAAGTLVTMDRSEILRAQTPQGFRAEILREAYARADREGRTGTDDASLVEAAGHRVVAVSGEEGNIKVTLPEDLRMAAGLLSEAPDFRIGLGGDAHRLVDGRELWLGGLKVEHPKGLLGHSDGDVLLHAVADAIYGALGDRDIGFHFPPGREDTRGISSRSILAHARSRMAGAGFGLVGLDAVVICEEPKIAPLADGIRDSIALILSTPKDRVSVKGKTTEGMGFEGRGEGISAWAVALLRGAEIHGEGGGEAG